A single Candoia aspera isolate rCanAsp1 chromosome 5, rCanAsp1.hap2, whole genome shotgun sequence DNA region contains:
- the PCDH8 gene encoding protocadherin-8 encodes MSARKDSGCPGVLGHPVGFLCLAWLLASALGKTIRYHTYEEDPPGTVIGTLADDLPLKVPAGGERSFRLVKAPGNGSLVRVRERDGQLSLGAERLDREQLCGQAEAPCLLAFDVLSLGGPAASPFRLVHVELEVRDINDHAPRFPQPVLALEVSESAAPGTRLPLALAHDPDVGSNGLQSFALSPGGPFGLEAQSRADGLKCAELVLLRELDREAQAAYRLELVAKDGGSPARSGTATLSVRVLDANDNAPAFPRGALLTLELPEDAPPGALLLDLDASDADEGANGQLLYAWGSQVPPEARQLFSLDPLSGRLGLRAAVDYERQRTYELDVQVSDRGASPLAASCKVVVRLLDVNDNAPSVAISALSPGGADAQGGPGPDEAEAEAAAVAYVSEAAPAQSLVALVSTSDSDAGANGQVRCALLAAPHQPFALQRAYDAASYLVLTTGALDRERVAEYNLTLVAEDLGSPPAKTVRSLTVRVADENDNAPRFAKARYEVALLENNPPGAYLTTVLASDPDLGPNGKVTYRLLDSQVMDASISTYVSVDPATGAIYALRTFNYEILKQVELSIQAMDGGSPPLSSTALVKVRVVDQNDNAPVITSPVLTNGSLEIGVSSRASRDSLIVHIKARDADEGINAELSFTFSEDPQQQEGTLDVFAINQKTGEVMLMRTLSEEQLGQVYPLLLTVADNGLPPLSTTVMVNFLVTASLPPSSGQESAKPSSWEDQTLQWDVPLIVIIVLAGSCTLLLVAIITIATTCNRRKKEKKGALEEPLDTSHLEKGHQDGSSSDGGLNSSSPHFEVHSFPSKSSFASPEPSPASEDISTSEQSRESTSLYDSQSRLRGANSESYTSTPSYSKEPVAPVAIWKGHSFNTLSGREGEKFSGKDSGKGDSDFNDSDSDISGDALKKDLITHMQNGLWACTAECKLLGHSDRCWSPSCARSNPHTSPHPKTQLSTFCRTTSLPRDSLHRDHFYPAQLPKTVGLQSVYEKVLHRDYDRTVALRSPPHPGRLPDLQEISVPLYEAPSTRYIGSPPETSKKV; translated from the exons ATGAGCGCCCGCAAAGACAGCGGCTGCCCGGGCGTGCTCGGCCACCCCGTGGGGTTCCTCTGCCTCGCCTGGCTGCTCGCCTCCGCTCTGGGCAAGACGATCCGCTACCACACCTACGAGGAAGACCCTCCCGGCACAGTGATCGGGACCCTGGCCGACGACTTGCCCCTGAAGGTGCCGGCGGGAGGCGAGAGAAGTTTCCGGCTAGTGAAGGCGCCGGGCAACGGCTCGCTGGTACGGGTGCGCGAGCGGGACGGGCAGCTGAGCCTGGGCGCCGAGCGGCTGGACCGCGAGCAGCTGTGCGGCCAGGCGGAGGCGCCCTGCCTGCTGGCCTTCGACGTGCTCAGCCTGGGCGGCCCGGCCGCGTCGCCCTTCCGCCTGGTGCACGTGGAGCTGGAGGTGCGGGACATCAATGACCACGCGCCACGCTTCCCGCAGCCCGTCCTGGCCCTGGAGGTCTCGGAGAGCGCGGCGCCCGGCACCCGCCTGCCGCTGGCCCTGGCGCACGACCCGGACGTGGGCTCCAACGGCCTGCAGAGCTTCGCCCTCTCGCCCGGCGGCCCCTTCGGCCTGGAGGCGCAGAGCCGCGCCGACGGACTCAAGTGCGCCGAGCTGGTGCTGCTCCGCGAGTTGGACCGCGAAGCGCAGGCCGCCTACCGCCTGGAGCTGGTGGCCAAGGACGGCGGGAGCCCGGCGCGCTCGGGCACGGCCACGCTCAGCGTGCGCGTGCTGGACGCCAACGACAACGCGCCCGCCTTCCCGCGGGGCGCGCTCCTGACCCTCGAGCTGCCCGAAGACGCGCCGCCGGGCGCGCTGCTGCTCGACCTGGACGCCTCCGACGCGGACGAGGGCGCCAACGGGCAGCTGCTCTACGCCTGGGGCAGCCAGGTGCCCCCCGAGGCGCGCCAGCTCTTCAGCCTCGACCCGCTCTCGGGCCGCCTCGGCCTGCGGGCCGCCGTCGACTACGAGCGCCAGCGCACCTACGAGCTGGACGTGCAGGTCAGCGACCGGGGCGCCAGCCCACTGGCGGCCAGCTGCAAGGTGGTGGTGCGCCTGCTGGACGTCAACGACAACGCGCCCTCGGTGGCCATCAGTGCCCTCAGCCCCGGGGGCGCGGACGCCCAGGGCGGCCCGGGCCCCGACGAGGCCGAGGCCGAGGCCGCGGCAGTGGCCTACGTGAGCGAGGCGGCGCCGGCCCAGAGCCTGGTGGCGCTGGTCAGCACCTCGGACAGCGACGCGGGCGCCAACGGGCAGGTCCGCTGCGCCCTCCTGGCCGCGCCCCACCAGCCCTTCGCCCTGCAGCGCGCCTACGACGCCGCCAGCTACCTGGTCCTCACCACCGGCGCGCTGGACCGGGAGCGCGTGGCCGAGTACAACCTCACGCTGGTGGCCGAGGACCTGGGCTCTCCCCCGGCCAAGACCGTGCGCTCCCTTACGGTGCGCGTGGCCGACGAGAACGACAACGCCCCGCGGTTTGCCAAGGCGCGCTACGAGGTGGCCCTGCTGGAGAACAACCCCCCGGGCGCCTACTTGACCACTGTCCTTGCTTCTGACCCCGACCTGGGCCCCAATGGCAAGGTCACCTACCGCCTGCTGGACAGCCAAGTCATGGATGCTTCTATCTCTACCTACGTTTCAGTGGATCCAGCCACAGGAGCCATCTATGCTCTCCGAACTTTTAACTATGAGATCCTGAAGCAGGTGGAGCTGTCCATCCAAGCCATGGATGGGGGATCTCCTCCACTCTCCAGTACAGCCTTGGTCAAAGTACGAGTGGTGGACCAAAATGACAACGCCCCTGTCATTACTTCTCCGGTGCTCACCAACGGGTCTCTTGAAATTGGTGTgtccagcagagcttccagagACTCCCTCATTGTGCACATCAAAGCCAGAGATGCGGATGAGGGCATCAATGCAGAGCTGAGCTTTACTTTCTCAGAAGATCCCCAGCAGCAGGAAGGAACCCTAGACGTTTTTGCCATCAACCAGAAAACAGGAGAAGTTATGCTCATGAGGACCTTATCTGAAGAACAGCTGGGCCAAGTCTATCCATTGCTTCTCACTGTGGCTGACAATGGGCTGCCACCGCTCTCCACCACAGTCATGGTGAATTTCCTGGTGACTGCATCACTGCCTCCCTCtagtggccaggagtcagccaagCCCAGCTCTTGGGAAGACCAGACATTGCAATGGGACGTCCCCTTAATTGTCATCATTGTTCTTGCTGGGAGCTGCACTTTGCTACTGGTGGccatcatcaccattgccaccactTGCAATCGGcgcaagaaggagaagaaaggggcCTTGGAGGAACCCCTTGACACTTCTCATTTGGAGAAGGGACATCAGGACGGAAGCTCCAGTGATGGTGGCCTCAATTCCTCCAGCCCCCACTTTGAGGTGCATTCCTTCCCCAGCAAATCTTCTTTCGCTAGTCCTGAGCCCTCTCCAGCCAGCGAAGATATCTCAACTTCCGAGCAGAGCCGAGAAAGCACCAGTCTCTATGACAGCCAGAGCCGACTCCGAGGAGCAAACTCAGAG TCGTACACTTCCACCCCTAGTTACAGCAAAGAACCAGTGGCCCCAGTAGCCATCTGGAAGGGCCATTCTTTCAATACTTTATcaggcagagaaggagaaaaattcagtggcaaagataGTGGTAAAGGTGACAGTGACTTTAACGACAGCGATTCCGACATCAGCGGAGATGCTCTTAAGAAAGACCTCATCACACACATGCAGAACG GGCTCTGGGCTTGTACTGCTGAATGCAAACTCCTGGGCCATTCGGACCGATGCTGGAGTCCCTCCTGCGCCCGATCCAATCCTCACACGTctccccaccccaaaactcaGCTCTCCACCTTCTGCAGAACCACATCTTTGCCCCGAGACTCACTCCATCGCGATCATTTCTACCCTGCTCAGCTGCCAAAGACAGTCGGGCTACAGAGCGTCTATGAGAAGGTTTTACACCGGGATTATGATAGGACAGTTGCCCTGCGCTCCCCACCTCATCCAGGGAGGTTGCCTGACCTCCAGGAGATATCCGTACCTTTATATGAGGCCCCCTCCACTCGTTATATAGGCTCTCCCCCTGAGACCAGCAAGAAGGTTTAA